From the genome of Amylibacter sp. IMCC11727:
AAGGTTTCCATTACCACATGCAGATCGTTTGTGACCTCTTGCAACCGCTTAATGAAATGCAAATGGCGTGTTTGGTTCGATGTAAAAACGGTTACCTTCACAGGATGTTCCTTACTAAATTGGCGTGATCTTCGCGTGGAATTTCCAGCGGGGATTTGATTTCACGTTGTGTGATCGTGGATCGAAACCCAACAGTGACCCCAAGCTCGCGTAAAACTGCCAGCGTTGTCGCGTCATAATGGCCGCAAGGGTGCGACATAGTTATCGGTGCTTGGCCCGTAATATTTTGCAAAATCTCATGGTTGGTTCCATATTCTTCGGCCTGCTTTTCTTTGGTTAAATGGGTCATAACCATGGGATGCGTATGGCTGTGCAACCCGATGGCATTGCCTTGGTCGCTCAAATCACGGATCATTGCAGAAGACATCAAAAGCAATTCTGTACGCTCGGCAAACGGATAGTTTGCAGCGGCCATCATGCGATCCATAATCACATCGTATTTTTTGGGCCCAAGAACGTAATCCCGTACATAACGATAAACTTTGTCGTTATAGGTAAAGAAAGCGCAATCGCCCAAGAAACCCTTTTCAATGGCAGCATGTGCCGGATCAAACGCCTGTTCATTGTCGGCTTTGACCGCCTCAAAAAACGACGCGTAAAAGGCTTCCATGTCGTCGAAAAACACATTGCGAAAATCGCGGTAAAATTCGAGCTTTGTGACATCTGGCAAATGCAAATTCGTATAACAAAAGAAAAAACCACGCAAATCATGAGCCTGCATCACAGGCCATGCAACGTCATATTGGCACCGCAGGCTGTCATCGAAAGTCAGCGCCGTTTCTGTATCCTTCAACGTGCCATTTAACGCTTTTTCAATGTAATCATTGGGCTCAAGGAAGGTCTTCCCTTGGCGTTTGGTGGCGTTAATCAAATCATCAAAGACCTCAGCAGAAATTGACCCCTGACCCACAGGATGAATTTCGTCGTGAAAATGATGATACATTTGTGCGAAATGCATATTTTTTCCTTCTTTGTCGGGCAAACTGATCACTGCCCAGAACGAAACCAAAGCCGTTTAATGCTGTTCTCTTGGCTTCGTATACGTTCTGATCTGCGAAGGCCAACCGTTAATTAACGGATAAGACACACGGGCGGTCCAGAAAATACTCGGATGTAAAAGGGTCATTGGGTGTCGCGTGAAAACTAAAAAAGGTCTACCCGATCCTGCTGCGGTGCCATTCTT
Proteins encoded in this window:
- a CDS encoding polysaccharide deacetylase family protein → MHFAQMYHHFHDEIHPVGQGSISAEVFDDLINATKRQGKTFLEPNDYIEKALNGTLKDTETALTFDDSLRCQYDVAWPVMQAHDLRGFFFCYTNLHLPDVTKLEFYRDFRNVFFDDMEAFYASFFEAVKADNEQAFDPAHAAIEKGFLGDCAFFTYNDKVYRYVRDYVLGPKKYDVIMDRMMAAANYPFAERTELLLMSSAMIRDLSDQGNAIGLHSHTHPMVMTHLTKEKQAEEYGTNHEILQNITGQAPITMSHPCGHYDATTLAVLRELGVTVGFRSTITQREIKSPLEIPREDHANLVRNIL